In one window of Mauremys reevesii isolate NIE-2019 linkage group 22, ASM1616193v1, whole genome shotgun sequence DNA:
- the LOC120388858 gene encoding butyrophilin subfamily 1 member A1-like has product MGELEKRIEEPQEQKEEPQEQKGELQKRIKELLEQMDEMKKELEWRRARNNSDDITLHGVTAHPNLSISGDKKSFTHEAQPQRVPSDPERFDSTVCVLGSEGFSFGKHYWEVEVVSSNDWDLGVARKSIQRKGRLSLSPREGFWALGLSGRDYWAKTDPWTLVVVEKKPKKIGVYLSYQERQVTFFNVTDMSVLFTFNDCSFSGEVYPFFKTSHRETTMRICSTKEE; this is encoded by the exons ATGG gaGAATTGGAAAAGAGAATAG AGGAACCCCAGGAGCAAAAGG AGGAACCCCAGGAGCAAAAGG gaGAATTGCAAAAGAGAATAA AGGAACTCCTGGAGCAAATGG atgaaaTGAAGAAGGAATTAG aatggagaagggcTCGGAACAATTCAG ATGACATCACTCTTCATGGAGTCACGGCCCACCCCAACCTCTCCATTTCTGGGGATAAGAAGAGTTTTACACATGAAGCCCAACCTCAAAGAGTTCCATCAGATCCAGAGAGGTTCGATTCGACTGTCTGTGTGCTGGGCTCTGAAGGATTCTCCTTTGGAAAgcactactgggaggtggaggttgTGAGCAGCAATGACTGGGATCTGGGAGTGGCCAGAAAGTCAATACAGAGAAAAGGAAGACTGTCCTTGTCCCCTAGAGAGGGATTCTGGGCTCTGGGTCTGAGTGGGAGAGATTATTGGGCAAAAACAGACCCATGGACCCTGGTCGTAGTGGAGAAAAAGCCCAAGAAAATTGGAGTTTACCTTAGTTACCAAGAGAGGCAGGTGACTTTTTTCAATGTAACTGACATGTCTGTGTTGTTCACATTTAATGATTGTTCATTCTCAGGAGAGGTTTATCCATTCTTTAAAACTTCCCACAGAGAAACAACAATGAGAATTTGTTCAACTAAAGAGGAATAA